Proteins from one Mycoplasma sp. Pen4 genomic window:
- the dcm gene encoding DNA (cytosine-5-)-methyltransferase encodes MISYQLIHYGKIKPETKLTIKQMCDLLNQYTFSTDSKVPVSSNYFVRMKEEKLRQIFPYLYSYVNNDYFNQTHKTQKDPNSISSTDITKFTTLPNNIDIFTYSFPCQDLSQQGKQKGLAIGTRSGLLYEIERILKTNKDRLPKVLLLENVKALTTKKFIESFNQWIQTLESLGYKSYTKVLNSSDYGSAQNRERVFCVSILKDSLLKDFEWNNLEIRHNRKLENIIKLDEESKYLDLNKKYKFDAFKTTSNNISKSKLINYTNFNSEAYIYLPKGTGPTLTASGANSRIKFYFEAEDKLKAINSKEAYLYMGFEKNDWKAVKETEIVTETKMIYTCGNSISVEVLEAIFKEILKCLK; translated from the coding sequence ATCATCTCATATCAACTTATTCATTACGGCAAGATAAAACCCGAAACAAAACTCACAATTAAACAAATGTGTGATTTACTTAATCAATACACCTTTAGTACAGACTCAAAAGTTCCTGTTTCAAGTAATTATTTTGTTAGAATGAAGGAAGAAAAATTAAGACAGATTTTTCCTTATCTTTATTCATATGTAAATAATGATTATTTCAATCAAACACATAAAACACAAAAAGATCCAAATTCAATTAGTTCAACAGATATCACAAAATTTACAACATTACCAAACAATATAGATATCTTTACTTATTCATTCCCTTGTCAAGATTTATCTCAACAAGGAAAACAAAAAGGACTTGCAATAGGAACTAGAAGTGGTTTATTGTATGAAATCGAAAGAATCTTAAAAACAAATAAAGATAGATTACCAAAAGTTTTATTACTTGAAAATGTCAAAGCATTAACAACTAAAAAATTTATTGAATCATTTAATCAATGAATTCAAACATTAGAATCACTTGGTTATAAATCATATACAAAAGTTTTAAACTCAAGTGACTATGGATCGGCACAAAATAGAGAAAGAGTATTTTGTGTCTCGATTTTAAAAGACTCATTACTTAAAGATTTTGAATGAAACAACCTAGAAATAAGACATAATCGTAAATTAGAAAATATAATTAAACTTGATGAAGAATCAAAATATCTTGATTTAAATAAGAAATACAAATTTGATGCATTTAAAACGACATCAAACAATATATCTAAAAGTAAGTTGATAAACTATACAAATTTCAATTCAGAAGCTTATATTTATCTTCCAAAGGGAACTGGTCCAACATTAACTGCATCAGGTGCTAATTCTAGAATTAAATTCTATTTTGAAGCAGAAGATAAACTAAAAGCAATTAATTCAAAAGAAGCATACTTGTATATGGGTTTTGAAAAGAATGATTGAAAAGCAGTTAAAGAAACAGAAATAGTAACTGAAACTAAAATGATTTACACATGCGGTAATTCTATAAGTGTAGAAGTATTAGAAGCAATATTTAAAGAGATATTAAAATGTCTAAAATAA
- a CDS encoding MAG4270 family putative restriction endonuclease has product MSKINIYKIPFTTKNYQSNSNSAKLKFDLYIAMASDKSYIRDIYFDFSEIHVDLMQTASHFKGKHKFLIQRQELFEKEMNLKIEKRPERSAHKIHNLNEEQIRLVENYVNVSYFQDGYTFKGLISLFKGNNPGGSMSKPSSSEIIIDKAKNNGSTCFNLPLLIDSIYLRTVNGNSSLSDFLIQNNYNKDEKAFYSLNDFIKNIKNRDGKIYKLFLELERSSNKNDEHKSNLLKEIRNLRDNYKEETYIINRINAYTQKMRNQFRKNIKQKRIEIFKIPKYSNEEKAHIYAVEWIKDEAMKSWKINKEILTQKEIDDQVSIILKQISDVNNYLNLEPNCHTIFDKKLFTYNKNGELVVLKQEVNIPEYYWQIPKDKLNSEMVEYIQKRNKVLEHHN; this is encoded by the coding sequence ATGTCTAAAATAAATATCTATAAAATACCATTTACTACAAAGAATTACCAATCAAATTCAAATTCTGCAAAACTTAAATTTGACTTATATATTGCTATGGCAAGTGATAAATCATACATTAGAGATATTTATTTTGACTTTAGCGAAATACATGTTGATTTAATGCAAACCGCAAGTCACTTTAAAGGAAAACATAAATTCTTAATTCAAAGACAAGAACTATTTGAAAAAGAAATGAATTTAAAAATTGAAAAAAGACCCGAAAGATCAGCGCATAAAATTCATAATTTAAATGAAGAACAAATAAGACTAGTTGAAAATTATGTTAATGTTTCGTATTTCCAAGATGGTTATACTTTTAAAGGTTTAATCAGTCTATTTAAGGGTAATAATCCTGGTGGATCAATGTCAAAACCAAGTAGTTCTGAAATCATAATTGATAAAGCAAAAAATAATGGTTCAACATGTTTCAATTTACCATTATTAATTGATTCAATTTATTTACGTACAGTTAATGGAAACTCATCCCTTAGTGATTTTTTGATACAAAATAACTATAACAAAGATGAAAAAGCTTTTTATTCATTGAATGATTTTATTAAAAATATTAAAAATCGAGATGGTAAAATTTACAAATTGTTTCTAGAATTAGAGAGATCATCAAATAAAAATGATGAACATAAGAGTAACCTATTAAAAGAAATTAGAAACCTAAGAGATAATTACAAAGAAGAAACATACATAATTAACAGAATCAATGCCTACACTCAAAAAATGAGAAATCAGTTTAGAAAAAATATTAAACAAAAACGTATTGAGATTTTTAAAATTCCAAAATACTCAAATGAAGAAAAAGCACATATTTATGCAGTTGAATGAATAAAAGATGAAGCTATGAAATCCTGAAAGATCAATAAAGAAATCCTAACTCAAAAGGAAATTGATGATCAGGTAAGTATAATCTTAAAGCAAATAAGTGATGTAAATAATTATTTAAACCTTGAACCAAATTGTCATACAATATTTGACAAAAAACTTTTTACTTATAACAAAAATGGTGAATTAGTTGTTCTAAAACAAGAAGTAAATATTCCTGAATATTATTGACAAATTCCAAAGGATAAACTTAACAGTGAAATGGTTGAATATATTCAAAAACGAAATAAAGTTTTAGAACATCATAATTAA
- a CDS encoding nicotinate phosphoribosyltransferase encodes MLEKEKYIASYFGKCKEILATKLPNNKIVLQFFQRKDDSILCGMNEVLKLLEEVTDTSKYTIRYLPEGSKINALDICLELEGHYQDFGIWEGMIDGILARSTSIATNAYHCVHAANGKEVIFMGDRADHYINQEIDGHAARVGEIKSMSTQAQKDPNDTDEAIFGSMPHILIQGFNGDVVAATKAYHELFPNNKLIALVDYHNNIIRESLSVWEVLGDKVWGIRIDTSKNMVDHMFDGEEPQYGVNPEQIIRLRNALDQAGATNYKIVVSSGFNADKIKLFEDLKVPVDYYGVGQSIFKLNNSFSADATILNGKPQAKEGRGYRHNPNLIEYKK; translated from the coding sequence ATGCTAGAAAAAGAAAAATATATCGCATCATACTTTGGTAAATGCAAAGAAATATTAGCAACAAAATTACCAAATAACAAAATTGTACTTCAATTCTTTCAACGTAAAGATGATTCAATTCTTTGTGGGATGAATGAAGTTTTAAAATTACTTGAAGAAGTTACTGATACATCAAAATATACTATTAGATATTTACCAGAAGGATCAAAAATTAATGCATTAGATATTTGTTTAGAATTAGAAGGTCATTATCAAGATTTTGGTATCTGAGAAGGTATGATTGATGGAATTTTAGCTCGTTCAACATCAATTGCAACTAATGCTTATCATTGCGTACATGCAGCTAATGGTAAGGAAGTGATTTTTATGGGGGATCGCGCAGATCACTATATTAATCAAGAAATAGATGGGCATGCTGCTAGAGTTGGTGAAATTAAAAGTATGTCAACACAAGCACAAAAAGATCCAAATGACACTGATGAAGCAATCTTCGGAAGTATGCCGCATATTTTAATCCAAGGTTTTAATGGTGATGTCGTAGCAGCAACAAAAGCATATCATGAGTTATTTCCTAATAACAAATTAATTGCATTAGTTGATTATCACAATAATATCATTCGTGAATCATTAAGTGTTTGAGAAGTACTAGGAGATAAAGTTTGAGGTATTAGAATTGATACTTCAAAGAATATGGTTGATCATATGTTTGATGGTGAAGAACCACAATATGGTGTTAATCCAGAGCAAATTATTCGTCTTAGAAATGCACTTGATCAAGCAGGTGCAACAAATTATAAAATCGTTGTCTCAAGCGGATTTAATGCAGATAAAATCAAGTTATTTGAAGACTTAAAAGTGCCAGTTGATTATTATGGTGTCGGACAAAGTATCTTTAAATTAAACAACTCTTTTTCAGCAGATGCAACTATATTAAATGGCAAACCACAAGCTAAAGAGGGTCGTGGTTACCGTCATAATCCAAATTTAATTGAATACAAGAAATAA
- the rplL gene encoding 50S ribosomal protein L7/L12, protein MAKLTKETFIESLKEMTIKEVMELVDAMKEEFGIDPTAAVAVAAAPAEGGSEEKSSVKVVLKSDNGKKVAIIKVVKDILGLSLMDAKKIVDALPAVIKENIKPEEAEQLKSQLVEAGAEVTIE, encoded by the coding sequence ATGGCAAAATTAACAAAAGAAACATTCATCGAATCATTAAAAGAAATGACAATTAAAGAAGTTATGGAACTTGTAGACGCAATGAAAGAAGAATTCGGAATCGACCCAACAGCCGCTGTTGCAGTTGCTGCTGCTCCTGCAGAAGGTGGATCAGAAGAAAAATCAAGCGTTAAAGTAGTATTAAAATCAGACAATGGTAAAAAAGTTGCTATTATCAAAGTAGTTAAAGACATTTTAGGTCTTTCATTAATGGACGCTAAAAAAATCGTTGATGCATTACCAGCTGTTATTAAAGAAAACATCAAACCAGAAGAAGCAGAACAACTTAAATCACAACTTGTTGAAGCTGGTGCTGAAGTTACAATTGAATAA
- the rplJ gene encoding 50S ribosomal protein L10 codes for MSESKFKAAKKEVVLEIVDKIKNSHAVAFAEYRGLTVAELQEFRKEAKKLGVEIKVYKNRLFKLAANELGYADLADHLVGPNIFAFSNNDDMSAAKLLVKFAKAHKLMVIKAGTFEGKAIDAQGVKEVAALPTYEEALGILARSMMAPLQQISLSLKLVSEGKSE; via the coding sequence ATGTCAGAATCAAAATTTAAAGCAGCTAAAAAAGAAGTTGTTTTAGAAATCGTTGACAAAATCAAAAATTCACACGCTGTGGCATTTGCTGAATACCGTGGATTAACAGTTGCTGAATTACAAGAATTCAGAAAAGAAGCTAAAAAACTTGGTGTTGAAATCAAAGTTTACAAAAATCGTTTATTCAAATTAGCAGCAAACGAATTAGGATACGCTGATTTAGCAGACCACTTAGTTGGACCTAACATTTTCGCATTCTCAAACAATGACGATATGTCAGCAGCTAAATTATTAGTAAAATTCGCCAAAGCTCACAAATTAATGGTTATTAAAGCCGGAACATTTGAAGGTAAAGCTATTGATGCACAAGGTGTTAAAGAAGTTGCTGCTCTTCCTACATACGAAGAAGCACTTGGAATTCTTGCTCGTTCAATGATGGCACCATTACAACAAATCTCATTATCACTTAAACTTGTAAGTGAAGGTAAATCAGAATAA